From a region of the Actinomadura luzonensis genome:
- a CDS encoding ATP-binding protein → MSIHPLPPPKEPTGLGRLPLARWFLFTGAVATVAFVAGAVVVMLMIARTRALRPRPDVAEQLGQLNAALIVLFSVLLACGVGLTVIVRYAVLKPIDQLTEQVRTVAAGDFDHALHVDRPAELAELSSHVDAMRGRIVSAWRVASDQAEELRRSNGELEQFAYVASHDLQEPLRKVASFTQMLEQRYGPQLDGRARQYIHYAVDGAKRMQLLINDLLDFSRVGRVTGEKTVTDSGAALDRALDNLSAVLEDTGATVTRDELPQVRGNRTQLTQLFQNLIENAVKFRSEEPPRVHVAARRRGEVWEFACSDNGIGVEPRYADRIFLIFQRLHPRDVYPGTGIGLALCRKIVEYHGGQLWLDDTGPGGGATFRWTLPAAADGGSTHGEAGDGDG, encoded by the coding sequence ATGAGCATCCACCCGCTGCCGCCGCCCAAGGAGCCGACCGGGCTCGGCCGGCTGCCGCTGGCCCGCTGGTTCCTGTTCACCGGCGCCGTCGCCACGGTGGCGTTCGTGGCCGGCGCGGTGGTCGTCATGCTGATGATCGCGCGCACCCGGGCGCTCCGGCCGCGTCCCGACGTGGCCGAACAGCTCGGGCAGCTCAACGCGGCCCTGATCGTGCTGTTCTCGGTGCTGCTGGCCTGCGGCGTGGGGCTCACGGTCATCGTCCGCTACGCCGTGCTGAAGCCCATCGACCAGCTCACCGAGCAGGTCCGCACGGTGGCGGCCGGCGACTTCGACCACGCCCTGCACGTGGACCGGCCGGCCGAGCTGGCGGAGCTGTCCAGCCACGTCGACGCCATGCGCGGCCGCATCGTCTCGGCCTGGCGGGTGGCCAGCGACCAGGCCGAGGAGCTGCGCCGCTCCAACGGCGAGCTGGAGCAGTTCGCGTACGTGGCCAGCCACGACCTCCAGGAGCCGCTGCGCAAGGTCGCCAGCTTCACCCAGATGCTGGAGCAGCGCTACGGCCCCCAGCTCGACGGGCGCGCCCGGCAGTACATCCACTACGCGGTGGACGGCGCCAAGCGCATGCAGCTGCTCATCAACGACCTGCTGGACTTCTCCCGGGTCGGCCGGGTCACCGGCGAGAAGACCGTGACCGACTCCGGCGCCGCCCTCGACCGCGCCCTCGACAACCTCTCCGCCGTCCTCGAGGACACCGGCGCCACGGTCACCAGGGACGAGCTGCCCCAGGTCAGGGGCAACCGGACGCAGCTCACCCAGCTCTTCCAGAACCTCATCGAGAACGCCGTGAAGTTCCGCTCGGAGGAGCCGCCGCGGGTGCACGTCGCGGCGCGGCGGCGGGGCGAGGTGTGGGAGTTCGCCTGCTCCGACAACGGCATCGGCGTCGAGCCCAGGTACGCCGACCGCATCTTCCTCATCTTCCAGCGGCTGCACCCACGGGACGTGTATCCGGGGACCGGCATCGGGCTGGCGCTGTGCCGCAAGATCGTCGAGTATCACGGGGGGCAGCTCTGGCTGGACGACACCGGGCCGGGCGGGGGCGCGACGTTCCGGTGGACGCTCCCCGCGGCGGCGGACGGCGGGAGCACGCACGGCGAGGCGGGAGACGGCGATGGGTGA
- a CDS encoding succinate dehydrogenase/fumarate reductase iron-sulfur subunit has product MNLTLKVWRQSGPEDKGRMVTYRVEDISPDMSFLEMLDVLNERLILEGDDPVAFDHDCREGICGMCGMVINGVAHGEQRATTTCQLHMRHFEDGAEITIEPWRAAPFPVVKDLVVDRSAFDRIIQAGGFVSVPAGSAPDAHSVPVRKEDADSAFDAATCIGCGACVAACPNGSASLFTAAKITHLSLLPQGQPERLTRAKAMVDQMDAEGFGGCTNTGECTAVCPKGIPLDTIARMNADYLKANAK; this is encoded by the coding sequence GTGAACCTGACCCTCAAGGTCTGGCGGCAGAGCGGTCCCGAGGACAAGGGACGGATGGTCACCTACCGGGTGGAGGACATCTCCCCGGACATGTCCTTCCTGGAGATGCTCGACGTCCTCAACGAGCGCCTGATCCTGGAGGGCGACGACCCGGTCGCCTTCGACCACGACTGCCGCGAGGGCATCTGCGGCATGTGCGGCATGGTGATCAACGGCGTCGCCCACGGCGAGCAGCGCGCCACCACCACGTGCCAGCTGCACATGCGTCACTTCGAGGACGGCGCGGAGATCACCATCGAGCCGTGGCGGGCGGCCCCGTTCCCGGTCGTGAAGGACCTGGTCGTGGACCGGAGCGCGTTCGACCGCATCATCCAGGCGGGCGGCTTCGTCTCGGTGCCCGCCGGCTCGGCCCCGGACGCGCACAGCGTCCCGGTGCGCAAGGAGGACGCCGACTCGGCGTTCGACGCCGCCACCTGCATCGGCTGCGGCGCCTGCGTCGCGGCCTGCCCGAACGGCTCGGCCTCCCTGTTCACCGCCGCCAAGATCACCCACCTGAGCCTGCTGCCGCAGGGCCAGCCCGAACGCCTGACCCGCGCCAAGGCCATGGTGGACCAGATGGACGCCGAGGGCTTCGGCGGCTGCACCAACACCGGCGAGTGCACCGCGGTCTGCCCCAAGGGCATCCCGCTGGACACGATCGCCCGCATGAACGCCGACTACCTGAAGGCGAACGCCAAGTAG
- a CDS encoding RNA polymerase sigma factor produces MAADADRFTSMYDECRQRVWAYAVSRAGRQVADEVVSETFAIAWRRLGDVPEPALPWLLGVARNVLRDNVRAEARREALAAELRSWTEGDVADQVAERLGVLRALATLPDDDREVLLLVAWQGLAPKEAARVVGCSSAAFRVRLHRARRRLRQAMDQPAAPSLPRVRNLSEEWS; encoded by the coding sequence GTGGCGGCTGATGCTGACCGGTTCACCAGCATGTACGACGAATGCCGGCAACGCGTCTGGGCCTACGCGGTCAGCCGCGCCGGCCGGCAGGTGGCCGACGAGGTGGTGAGCGAGACGTTCGCGATCGCCTGGCGGCGCCTCGGCGACGTGCCGGAGCCCGCGCTGCCGTGGCTGCTCGGCGTGGCGAGGAACGTGCTGCGGGACAACGTCAGGGCCGAGGCCCGCAGGGAGGCGCTGGCGGCCGAGCTGCGCTCCTGGACCGAGGGCGACGTGGCGGACCAGGTCGCCGAGCGGCTGGGCGTGCTGCGGGCGCTGGCCACGCTGCCCGACGACGACCGCGAGGTGCTGCTGCTGGTCGCCTGGCAGGGGCTCGCCCCCAAGGAGGCGGCGCGGGTCGTGGGCTGCTCGTCGGCGGCCTTCCGGGTCCGGCTGCACCGCGCCCGCAGGCGGCTCAGGCAGGCCATGGATCAGCCCGCGGCGCCGTCGCTGCCCCGCGTCCGCAACCTCAGCGAGGAGTGGTCATGA
- a CDS encoding PP2C family protein-serine/threonine phosphatase, with the protein MTAHLSETLTLLLVEDDDGDAFLVEELLEQAEAPPRIFRARSLDEARTKLTPTIQCVLVDLSLPDATRLEALEEVLALAPHAAVLVLTGLRDAHVGVAAVQAGAQDYLVKQDIDAPLLTRAIRYAMERKRADQTQLRLVQAELIARENARTQRGLLPSPLLRTDAVEHLTRYLPGSGGTLAGDFLDAVQTPDGAIHVVVGDVCGHGPDEAALGVALRIAWRTLVLAGQTDDTLLRTLDTLLRAERKAPEIFTTLCLATIAPDLRRALMRVVGHPPPVLVRDGAVEVLEGAPSGPPLGIFPDAEWSVIDVPLGDKWSIMLYTDGLIEAAVGDRDELLGVEGLVGLVREHGAVDLDRLIRHAGTLSDDLAVVVLSRRTE; encoded by the coding sequence GTGACGGCACATCTGTCCGAGACGCTGACGCTGCTCCTCGTGGAGGACGACGACGGCGACGCCTTCCTCGTCGAGGAACTGCTGGAGCAGGCCGAGGCGCCGCCGCGGATCTTCCGCGCGCGAAGCCTGGACGAGGCCAGAACGAAGCTGACCCCCACGATCCAGTGCGTGCTGGTCGACCTGTCGCTGCCCGACGCCACCCGGCTGGAGGCGCTGGAGGAGGTCCTGGCGCTGGCGCCGCACGCGGCCGTGCTGGTGCTGACCGGGCTCCGCGACGCGCACGTGGGCGTCGCCGCCGTCCAGGCCGGCGCCCAGGACTACCTGGTCAAGCAGGACATCGACGCCCCCCTGCTGACCCGGGCGATCCGCTACGCCATGGAGCGCAAGCGCGCCGACCAGACCCAGCTCCGCCTGGTCCAGGCCGAGCTGATCGCCAGGGAGAACGCCCGCACCCAGCGCGGCCTGCTCCCCAGCCCCCTGCTGCGCACCGACGCGGTCGAGCACCTCACCCGCTACCTGCCGGGCAGCGGCGGCACCCTCGCCGGCGACTTCCTGGACGCGGTGCAGACCCCGGACGGCGCCATCCACGTCGTCGTGGGCGACGTGTGCGGGCACGGCCCCGACGAGGCCGCGCTGGGCGTGGCGCTGCGCATCGCCTGGCGCACGCTGGTGCTGGCCGGGCAGACCGACGACACCCTACTGCGCACGCTCGACACGCTGCTGCGCGCCGAGCGCAAGGCGCCGGAGATCTTCACCACGCTCTGTCTGGCGACGATCGCCCCCGACCTGCGGCGGGCCCTGATGCGGGTGGTCGGGCACCCGCCGCCGGTGCTGGTCCGCGACGGCGCGGTGGAGGTGCTGGAGGGCGCGCCCTCCGGGCCGCCGCTCGGCATCTTCCCCGACGCCGAGTGGTCGGTGATCGACGTCCCGCTGGGCGACAAGTGGTCGATCATGCTCTACACCGACGGGCTCATCGAGGCGGCCGTGGGCGACCGCGACGAGCTGCTGGGCGTTGAGGGCCTGGTCGGCCTGGTACGCGAGCACGGCGCGGTCGACCTCGACCGGCTGATCCGGCACGCGGGCACGCTGAGCGACGACCTGGCCGTGGTCGTGTTGAGCAGGAGGACCGAATGA
- a CDS encoding LysR family transcriptional regulator, with protein sequence MQLQQLAYFVAVAETRHFTQAAERMRVAQPSLSKQIKALEGDLGAPLFSRARGNVTLTPAGEALLPLARRMLADADTARQEVAQLAGLRRGRVRLGATPSLCAGLLADALARFHRTYPGIELLVEEGGSRDLVRALARGQLDLSLIIMPLQSDDPALVTEEILRENLVVVSPSHEPARRPYMEIEELRGRQMVMFRRGYDLREATLAACRQAGFEPRFSVQGGEMDAVLRFVEAGLGVAVVPSMVLDGRPGLAGTPLAPPGLSRTVALAHRKDVEPTTAAQAFRETLLSFVVEAGVEGTLPQGVELIAE encoded by the coding sequence ATGCAGCTGCAACAACTCGCCTATTTCGTCGCCGTCGCCGAGACCAGGCACTTCACCCAGGCCGCCGAGCGCATGCGGGTCGCCCAGCCCTCGCTCAGCAAGCAGATCAAGGCCCTGGAGGGCGACCTCGGCGCCCCGCTGTTCTCCCGCGCGCGCGGCAACGTCACGCTCACCCCGGCCGGCGAGGCGCTGCTGCCGCTGGCCCGGCGCATGCTGGCCGACGCCGACACCGCCCGCCAGGAGGTCGCCCAGCTCGCCGGGCTGCGGCGCGGGCGGGTGCGGCTCGGGGCCACGCCGTCGCTCTGCGCGGGGCTGCTGGCCGACGCCCTGGCCCGCTTCCACCGCACGTACCCGGGCATCGAGCTGCTGGTCGAGGAGGGCGGCTCGCGCGACCTGGTGCGGGCGCTGGCGCGCGGCCAGCTCGACCTGTCGCTGATCATCATGCCGCTGCAGAGCGACGACCCCGCCCTGGTCACCGAGGAGATCCTGCGCGAGAACCTGGTCGTGGTCTCGCCCTCGCACGAGCCGGCGCGGCGGCCGTACATGGAGATCGAGGAGCTGCGCGGGCGGCAGATGGTGATGTTCCGGCGCGGCTACGACCTGCGCGAGGCGACGCTCGCCGCGTGCCGGCAGGCCGGCTTCGAGCCGCGTTTCTCGGTGCAGGGCGGCGAGATGGACGCGGTGCTGCGCTTCGTGGAGGCGGGGCTGGGCGTGGCCGTGGTGCCGTCCATGGTGCTGGACGGCCGGCCCGGCCTGGCCGGCACGCCGCTAGCGCCGCCCGGCCTCAGCAGGACGGTCGCGCTCGCCCACCGCAAGGACGTCGAGCCCACCACCGCCGCGCAGGCGTTCCGCGAGACCCTGCTGTCCTTCGTCGTCGAGGCCGGGGTGGAGGGCACGCTTCCGCAAGGGGTGGAACTCATCGCAGAATGA
- a CDS encoding response regulator, which produces MGDWRPIEVLLVEDDQGDILLTREAFDLNKVRNRLHVVNDGEQAMAFLRREGGYAEAPRPDLILLDLNLPRMSGLEVLSEVKADEALATIPVVILTTSEAEEDILHSYRLHANAYVTKPVDFEQFIRVVRQIDNFFVTVVKLPAHGQRL; this is translated from the coding sequence ATGGGTGACTGGCGGCCGATCGAGGTGCTGCTGGTGGAGGACGACCAGGGCGACATCCTGCTCACCAGGGAGGCGTTCGACCTCAACAAGGTGCGCAACCGGCTGCACGTGGTCAACGACGGCGAGCAGGCGATGGCGTTCCTGCGGCGCGAGGGGGGTTACGCCGAGGCGCCGCGCCCCGACCTGATCCTGCTCGACCTCAACCTGCCCCGGATGAGCGGGCTGGAGGTGCTGAGCGAGGTCAAGGCGGACGAGGCGCTGGCCACGATACCGGTGGTGATCCTGACGACGTCCGAGGCGGAGGAGGACATCCTGCACAGCTACCGGCTGCACGCCAACGCATATGTCACCAAACCGGTCGATTTTGAGCAATTTATCCGGGTTGTCCGCCAGATAGACAATTTTTTCGTGACTGTGGTTAAGTTGCCGGCCCACGGGCAGCGACTCTGA
- a CDS encoding fumarate reductase/succinate dehydrogenase flavoprotein subunit translates to MEIERHEYDVVVIGAGGAGLRAAIEARQQGKRTAIVCKSLFGKAHTVMAEGGAAAAMGNVNPDDNWMVHFRDTMRGGKFLNNWRMAELHAKEAPDRVWELEAWGALFDRTKDGKISQRNFGGHEYPRLAHVGDRTGLELIRTLQQRVVALQQEDYDNHGDYEAYIKVFAECTVTRLLKDGDRISGAFGYWRETGNLVLFDAPAVVLATGGIGKSYVVTSNSWEYTGDGHALALLAGAKLINMEFIQFHPTGMVWPPSVRGILVTESVRGDGGVLRNSEGRRFMFDYIPEVFKDKYATTEEEADRWYTDQANNRRPPELLPRDEVARAINAEVKAGRGSPQGGVFLDVSTRLPAEEIKKRLPSMHHQFKELADVDITAEPMQVGPTCHYIMGGVEVDADTGAADVPGLFAAGEVSGGMHGSNRLGGNSLSDLLVFGRRAGAGAAAYVDGLPARPKVAPESVEAAREEALAPLGRGGENPYEVHQELQRTMNELVGIIRKADEVAEALQTVEKLKERVRMVGAGGSRIYNPGWHLALDLRNMVLVSECVARAALLREESRGGHTRDDFPGMNPEWRRKLLVCSSEDGSSVQVTEKVQPAMRDDLITLFDRDELNKYLTDEEMAEFDGIAKS, encoded by the coding sequence GTGGAAATCGAACGTCACGAATACGACGTCGTCGTCATCGGCGCGGGCGGAGCGGGGCTGCGCGCCGCGATCGAGGCCCGGCAGCAGGGCAAGCGCACGGCGATCGTCTGCAAGTCGCTGTTCGGCAAGGCGCACACCGTCATGGCCGAGGGCGGCGCCGCCGCGGCCATGGGCAACGTCAACCCGGACGACAACTGGATGGTGCACTTCCGCGACACCATGCGCGGCGGCAAGTTCCTCAACAACTGGCGCATGGCCGAGCTGCACGCCAAGGAGGCGCCGGACCGGGTCTGGGAGCTGGAGGCCTGGGGCGCGCTGTTCGACCGCACCAAGGACGGCAAGATCAGCCAGCGGAACTTCGGCGGGCACGAGTACCCGCGGCTCGCACACGTGGGCGACCGTACCGGCCTGGAGCTGATCCGCACCCTCCAGCAGCGCGTGGTGGCGCTCCAGCAGGAGGACTACGACAACCACGGCGACTACGAGGCCTACATCAAGGTCTTCGCCGAGTGCACGGTCACCCGGCTGCTCAAGGACGGCGACCGCATCTCCGGCGCGTTCGGCTACTGGCGCGAGACCGGCAACCTCGTGCTCTTCGACGCCCCGGCCGTGGTGCTCGCCACCGGCGGCATCGGCAAGTCGTACGTCGTCACCTCCAACTCCTGGGAGTACACCGGCGACGGCCACGCCCTGGCCCTGCTGGCCGGCGCGAAGCTGATCAACATGGAGTTCATCCAGTTCCACCCCACGGGGATGGTCTGGCCGCCGTCCGTGCGCGGCATCCTCGTCACCGAGTCCGTCCGGGGCGACGGCGGCGTGCTGCGCAACTCCGAGGGCAGGCGCTTCATGTTCGACTACATCCCCGAGGTGTTCAAGGACAAGTACGCCACCACCGAGGAGGAGGCCGACCGCTGGTACACCGACCAGGCCAACAACCGGCGCCCGCCCGAGCTGCTGCCCCGTGACGAGGTGGCCCGCGCGATCAACGCCGAGGTCAAGGCCGGTCGCGGGTCACCGCAGGGCGGCGTGTTCCTCGACGTCTCCACCCGGCTGCCGGCCGAGGAGATCAAGAAGCGGCTGCCGTCGATGCACCACCAGTTCAAGGAGCTGGCCGACGTCGACATCACCGCCGAGCCCATGCAGGTCGGCCCGACCTGCCACTACATCATGGGCGGCGTCGAGGTGGACGCCGACACCGGCGCGGCCGACGTGCCCGGCCTGTTCGCGGCCGGCGAGGTGTCCGGCGGCATGCACGGCTCCAACCGGCTCGGCGGCAACTCGCTGTCCGACCTGCTGGTGTTCGGCCGGCGCGCGGGCGCGGGCGCGGCGGCGTACGTGGACGGGCTCCCCGCCCGTCCCAAGGTCGCGCCCGAGTCCGTCGAGGCGGCCCGCGAGGAGGCGCTGGCCCCCCTCGGCCGCGGCGGCGAGAACCCCTACGAGGTGCACCAAGAGCTCCAGCGCACCATGAACGAGCTGGTCGGCATCATCCGCAAGGCCGACGAGGTCGCCGAGGCGCTGCAGACCGTGGAGAAGCTCAAGGAACGCGTCCGCATGGTCGGCGCGGGCGGCTCGCGCATCTACAACCCCGGCTGGCACCTCGCGCTCGACCTGCGCAACATGGTGCTCGTCTCGGAGTGCGTGGCCCGGGCCGCGCTGCTGCGCGAGGAGAGCCGCGGCGGGCACACCCGCGACGACTTCCCCGGCATGAACCCGGAGTGGCGCCGCAAGCTGCTCGTCTGCTCCAGCGAGGACGGCTCCTCCGTGCAGGTGACCGAGAAGGTCCAGCCCGCCATGCGGGACGACCTGATCACCCTGTTCGACCGCGACGAGCTGAACAAGTACCTCACCGACGAAGAGATGGCCGAGTTCGACGGGATAGCGAAGTCATGA
- a CDS encoding fumarate reductase/succinate dehydrogenase flavoprotein subunit, giving the protein MKYTEGAPIRDTKAPAGPIEERWEKRKFSARLVNPANKRKLNVIVVGTGLAGGSAAATLGELGYNVKSFCYQDSPRRAHSIAAQGGINAAKNYRGDGDSIYRLFYDTVKGGDFRARESNVYRLAQVSVNIIDQAVAQGVPFAREYGGLLDTRSFGGAQVSRTFYARGQTGQQLLLGAYQALERQIAAGTVTMHTRHEMLDLIVSDGRARGVIVRDMVTGEIERHLADAVVLATGGYGNVFFLSTNAKGCNTTAIWRAHERGAYFANPCYTQIHPTCIPVSGDYQSKLTLMSESLRNDGRVWVPLRKNDERAPGDIPEDERDYYLERIYPAFGNLVPRDIASRAAKNVCDEGRGVGPGGLGVYLDFRDAINRLGRDAVEKKYGNLFEMYERITGENPYDVPMRIYPAVHYTMGGLWVDYDLQSTIPGLFVIGEANFSDHGANRLGASALMQGLADGYFVLPTTIGDYLADGPFGEVDEAAVAEAEIKVRNKIDRLLAVNGTRTPDSFHRELGKLMWDYCGMERTEESLRKALERIPELRQEFWENVKVSGTAEELNQVLERAGRVADFFDLAELMCLDALVRTESCGGHFRAESQDADGEALRDDENFAHVSAWERTPDGPVLHKEPLEYEYVKMTQRSYK; this is encoded by the coding sequence GTGAAGTACACCGAAGGCGCGCCGATCCGGGACACCAAGGCGCCCGCCGGGCCCATCGAGGAGCGGTGGGAGAAGCGCAAGTTCTCCGCCCGCCTGGTCAACCCGGCCAACAAGCGCAAGCTCAACGTGATCGTGGTCGGCACCGGCCTCGCGGGCGGCTCGGCCGCCGCGACGCTCGGCGAGCTGGGCTACAACGTCAAGTCCTTCTGCTACCAGGACTCCCCGCGCCGCGCCCACTCCATCGCCGCCCAGGGCGGCATCAACGCGGCCAAGAACTACCGCGGCGACGGCGACTCGATCTACCGGCTGTTCTACGACACCGTCAAGGGCGGCGACTTCCGCGCCCGCGAGTCGAACGTCTACCGCCTCGCCCAGGTCTCGGTGAACATCATCGACCAGGCGGTCGCGCAGGGCGTGCCGTTCGCCCGCGAGTACGGCGGCCTGCTCGACACCCGCTCCTTCGGCGGCGCCCAGGTCTCGCGCACCTTCTACGCCCGCGGCCAGACGGGGCAGCAGCTCCTGCTGGGCGCCTACCAGGCGCTGGAGCGGCAGATCGCGGCCGGCACGGTGACCATGCACACCCGGCACGAGATGCTCGACCTGATCGTCTCCGACGGGCGGGCGCGCGGCGTCATCGTCCGCGACATGGTGACCGGCGAGATCGAGCGGCACCTCGCCGACGCCGTCGTGCTCGCCACCGGCGGCTACGGCAACGTGTTCTTCCTGTCCACGAACGCCAAGGGCTGCAACACCACCGCCATCTGGCGGGCGCACGAGCGGGGCGCGTACTTCGCCAACCCCTGCTACACGCAGATCCACCCGACCTGCATCCCGGTCTCCGGCGACTACCAGTCGAAGCTGACCCTGATGTCGGAGTCGCTGCGCAACGACGGCCGGGTCTGGGTGCCGCTGCGCAAGAACGACGAGCGCGCCCCCGGCGACATCCCCGAGGACGAGCGCGACTACTACCTGGAGCGCATCTACCCGGCGTTCGGCAACCTGGTGCCCCGCGACATCGCCTCCCGGGCCGCCAAGAACGTCTGCGACGAGGGCCGCGGCGTCGGCCCCGGCGGCCTCGGCGTCTACCTCGACTTCCGGGACGCCATCAACCGGCTCGGCCGCGACGCGGTCGAGAAGAAGTACGGCAACCTCTTCGAGATGTACGAGCGCATCACCGGCGAGAACCCGTACGACGTGCCGATGCGCATCTACCCCGCCGTGCACTACACGATGGGCGGCCTGTGGGTGGACTACGACCTGCAGTCCACGATCCCCGGCCTGTTCGTCATCGGCGAGGCCAACTTCTCCGACCACGGCGCGAACCGCCTCGGCGCCTCCGCCCTCATGCAGGGCCTGGCCGACGGCTACTTCGTGCTGCCCACCACCATCGGCGACTACCTCGCCGACGGCCCGTTCGGCGAGGTGGACGAGGCGGCCGTGGCCGAGGCCGAGATCAAGGTCCGCAACAAGATCGACCGGCTGCTCGCCGTCAACGGCACCCGCACGCCCGACTCCTTCCACCGCGAGCTGGGCAAGCTCATGTGGGACTACTGCGGCATGGAGCGCACCGAGGAGTCGCTGCGCAAGGCTCTGGAGCGCATCCCCGAGCTGCGCCAGGAGTTCTGGGAGAACGTCAAGGTCAGCGGCACCGCCGAGGAGCTGAACCAGGTGCTGGAGCGGGCCGGCCGGGTGGCCGACTTCTTCGACCTGGCCGAGCTGATGTGCCTGGACGCCCTGGTCCGCACCGAGTCCTGCGGCGGCCACTTCCGCGCCGAGTCCCAGGACGCCGACGGCGAGGCCCTGCGCGACGACGAGAACTTCGCGCACGTCTCGGCCTGGGAGCGCACCCCGGACGGCCCGGTGCTGCACAAGGAACCGCTCGAGTACGAGTACGTCAAGATGACCCAGCGGAGCTACAAGTGA
- a CDS encoding succinate dehydrogenase/fumarate reductase iron-sulfur subunit — translation MSYKAKFKVWRGEGGEGRLEDFTVEVNEGEVVLDIIHRLQATQAPDLAVRWNCKAGKCGSCSMEINGKPRLGCMTRMSTFAEDETITVTPMRTFPVIKDLVTDVSFNYQKAREVPSFTPPADVRPGEYRMKQVDVERSQEFRKCIECFMCNNVCHVIRDHEENKANFSGPRFLMRIAELDMHPYDVADRQEAAQSEHGLGYCNITKCCTEVCPEHIKITDNALIPMKERVVDRKYDPLVWLGNKIFRRAK, via the coding sequence ATGAGCTACAAGGCAAAGTTCAAGGTCTGGCGCGGTGAGGGCGGCGAGGGCAGGCTCGAGGACTTCACCGTGGAGGTCAACGAGGGCGAGGTCGTCCTCGACATCATCCACCGGCTCCAGGCCACGCAGGCGCCCGACCTGGCCGTGCGCTGGAACTGCAAGGCCGGCAAGTGCGGCTCGTGCAGCATGGAGATCAACGGCAAGCCGCGGCTGGGCTGCATGACCCGGATGTCCACCTTCGCCGAGGACGAGACCATCACGGTCACGCCGATGCGCACGTTCCCGGTCATCAAGGACCTCGTCACCGACGTGTCCTTCAACTACCAGAAGGCCCGGGAGGTCCCCTCCTTCACGCCGCCCGCCGACGTGCGGCCCGGCGAGTACCGGATGAAGCAGGTCGACGTCGAGCGGTCCCAGGAGTTCCGCAAGTGCATCGAGTGCTTCATGTGCAACAACGTCTGCCACGTGATCCGCGACCACGAGGAGAACAAGGCCAATTTCTCCGGCCCCCGCTTCCTCATGCGGATCGCCGAGCTGGACATGCACCCGTATGACGTGGCCGACCGGCAGGAGGCCGCGCAGTCCGAGCACGGGCTCGGCTACTGCAACATCACCAAGTGCTGCACCGAGGTCTGCCCCGAGCACATCAAGATCACCGACAACGCGCTGATCCCGATGAAGGAGCGCGTGGTGGACCGCAAGTACGACCCGCTGGTGTGGCTGGGCAACAAGATCTTCCGACGCGCCAAGTAG
- a CDS encoding succinate dehydrogenase cytochrome b subunit, with translation MAVTGAVMVLFLIAHMIGNLKIFLGRDSFNEYAHALRTLFEPLLPYRTALTILEIVLVVSVVAHMWAAISLARRAGKARPVKYVAKKSQAGGYATHIMRWGGLTIALFVVWHLLDLTFGVVNPKGFDSAPADRMIAGFDPSRWWVTIVYVVAVVLVGLHLHHGIWSAVQTLGWANGRRYPALKRTAALVSAVLVIGFLAPPLAITFGVVK, from the coding sequence ATGGCCGTCACTGGCGCGGTGATGGTGCTGTTCCTCATCGCGCACATGATCGGGAACCTCAAGATCTTCCTCGGCCGCGACTCCTTCAACGAGTACGCGCACGCGCTGCGCACCCTGTTCGAGCCGCTGCTGCCGTACCGGACCGCCCTGACCATCCTGGAGATCGTGCTGGTCGTCTCGGTCGTCGCGCACATGTGGGCGGCGATCTCGCTGGCCCGCCGCGCCGGCAAGGCCCGCCCGGTCAAGTACGTCGCCAAGAAGTCGCAGGCAGGCGGCTACGCCACGCACATCATGCGCTGGGGCGGCCTGACCATCGCGCTCTTCGTGGTCTGGCACCTGCTCGACCTGACCTTCGGCGTCGTCAACCCCAAGGGCTTCGACTCCGCCCCGGCCGACCGCATGATCGCCGGGTTCGACCCGTCGCGCTGGTGGGTGACGATCGTCTACGTCGTGGCGGTCGTCCTGGTCGGCCTGCACCTGCACCACGGCATCTGGAGCGCCGTGCAGACGCTCGGCTGGGCCAACGGCAGGCGCTACCCGGCGCTCAAGAGGACCGCCGCGCTCGTCTCGGCCGTCCTGGTGATCGGCTTCCTGGCCCCGCCCCTCGCGATCACGTTCGGAGTTGTGAAGTGA